A single Myxococcales bacterium DNA region contains:
- a CDS encoding amino acid ABC transporter ATP-binding protein, with amino-acid sequence MISVRTLCKRHGDRAILADVTADVARGEIVAIVGPSGGGKSTLLRCLNHLEPFDAGAIEIAGFRLAPGPRGADAATLTRLRTKVGMVFQQWNLFPHLTALANVTLGPRVVRSIAADVAERDARALLARVGLGDRAGAYPHELSGGQQQRVAIARALAQAPEVLLFDEPTSALDPEMTDEVVAVMRDLAGGGMTMLVVTHEMRVATELATRIWVIDRGTIVEDGPPATLVASPQSQVAREYFGRR; translated from the coding sequence GTGATCAGCGTGCGCACGCTCTGTAAGCGCCACGGCGACCGCGCGATCCTGGCCGACGTGACCGCCGACGTCGCGCGCGGCGAGATCGTCGCGATCGTCGGGCCGTCGGGGGGCGGCAAGTCGACGCTCTTGCGGTGCCTCAACCACCTCGAGCCGTTCGACGCCGGCGCGATCGAGATCGCCGGCTTCCGCCTGGCCCCGGGGCCGCGCGGCGCCGACGCCGCGACCTTGACCCGGCTGCGCACCAAGGTCGGGATGGTGTTCCAGCAGTGGAACCTGTTCCCGCACCTGACCGCGCTGGCCAACGTCACGCTCGGGCCGCGCGTGGTGCGGTCGATCGCCGCGGACGTGGCCGAGCGCGACGCCCGCGCGCTGCTGGCGCGGGTCGGGCTGGGCGATCGCGCCGGCGCGTACCCGCACGAGCTGTCGGGCGGCCAGCAGCAGCGGGTCGCGATCGCCCGGGCGCTGGCCCAGGCGCCCGAGGTGCTCCTGTTCGACGAGCCGACCAGTGCGCTCGATCCCGAGATGACCGACGAGGTGGTCGCGGTGATGCGCGATCTGGCCGGCGGCGGCATGACGATGCTGGTGGTCACCCACGAGATGCGGGTCGCGACCGAGCTGGCGACCCGGATCTGGGTGATCGATCGCGGCACGATCGTCGAGGACGGCCCGCCGGCGACGCTGGTGGCGTCGCCCCAGAGCCAGGTCGCGCGCGAGTACTTCGGCCGGCGCTGA
- a CDS encoding YebC/PmpR family DNA-binding transcriptional regulator — protein sequence MGAQWKHKGKQESASAKGKIFSKLAKAIIMAAKGGADPTLNAKLRIAVDAAKKASLPRDTLERAIKKGAGLLDEQVSYDTVVFEGFGPHRVPVIVECLTDNKNRTTPNMRFHFKKGQLGTTGSVSWDFSHLGMIEATPPPDADPEVAAIEAGAQDLEPADDGATRFFTEPADVDAVTKALTAAGWTVTSAVLGWKAKNPVTLDDAARAEVEAWLHEVDEDDDVQQLYVGLA from the coding sequence ATGGGCGCGCAGTGGAAGCACAAGGGCAAGCAAGAGTCGGCCTCGGCCAAGGGCAAGATCTTCAGCAAGCTCGCCAAGGCGATCATCATGGCCGCCAAGGGCGGCGCCGATCCGACCTTGAACGCCAAGCTGCGGATCGCGGTCGACGCGGCCAAGAAGGCGTCGCTGCCGCGCGACACGCTCGAGCGCGCGATCAAGAAGGGCGCGGGCCTGCTCGACGAGCAGGTCAGCTACGACACGGTCGTGTTCGAGGGCTTCGGCCCGCACCGGGTGCCGGTGATCGTCGAGTGCCTGACCGACAACAAGAACCGCACGACGCCGAACATGCGGTTCCACTTCAAGAAGGGCCAGCTCGGCACGACCGGCTCGGTCAGCTGGGACTTCAGCCACCTCGGCATGATCGAGGCGACGCCGCCGCCCGACGCCGACCCCGAGGTCGCCGCGATCGAGGCCGGGGCCCAGGACCTCGAGCCCGCCGACGACGGCGCCACTCGGTTCTTCACCGAGCCGGCCGACGTCGACGCGGTGACCAAGGCGCTGACCGCGGCCGGCTGGACCGTGACCTCCGCGGTGCTGGGCTGGAAGGCCAAGAACCCGGTCACGCTCGATGACGCCGCCCGGGCCGAGGTCGAGGCCTGGCTGCACGAGGTCGACGAGGACGACGACGTCCAGCAGCTCTACGTCGGGCTGGCCTGA
- a CDS encoding J domain-containing protein, with amino-acid sequence MVSESLYQILGVAKDASVDAVRAAYRVLARKHHPDVNPGDAKAEARFKQVAAAYEVLSDPKKRAAYDEFGEASLAGGFDPDKAREYTRWQRARQQRAAQFEPGPREFDFGEMFGRGRPRGPRRGADVYATVPMDLRQAIEGAEIGFEVPGQGTVRVRVPPGADTGSVIRLAGKGSPGEPGAPAGDLVIEMVVAPHPLLRRDGLDLHLTLPVDLDEAYNGGTVEVPTFDGPVMLKVPPRSQSGAKLRLRGKGVPRKGARGDLIVELAVRLPDQVDDALAEAARVAKAAYDRPVRQGLTL; translated from the coding sequence CTGGTGAGCGAGTCCCTGTACCAGATCCTGGGCGTGGCCAAGGACGCCTCGGTCGACGCGGTCCGCGCGGCCTACCGCGTGCTGGCGCGCAAGCACCACCCCGACGTCAACCCCGGCGACGCCAAGGCCGAGGCCCGGTTCAAGCAGGTCGCGGCCGCCTACGAGGTGCTGTCGGACCCGAAGAAGCGCGCCGCCTACGACGAGTTCGGCGAGGCCTCGCTCGCGGGCGGGTTCGACCCCGACAAGGCCCGCGAGTACACGCGCTGGCAGCGCGCGCGGCAGCAGCGGGCCGCGCAGTTCGAGCCGGGGCCGCGCGAGTTCGATTTCGGCGAGATGTTCGGGCGCGGGCGCCCGCGCGGGCCGCGCCGGGGCGCCGACGTCTACGCGACCGTGCCGATGGACCTGCGCCAGGCGATCGAGGGCGCCGAGATCGGCTTCGAGGTGCCGGGGCAGGGCACGGTCCGGGTGCGGGTGCCGCCCGGCGCCGACACCGGCTCGGTCATCCGCCTGGCCGGCAAGGGTTCGCCCGGGGAGCCCGGCGCGCCGGCGGGCGACCTGGTGATCGAGATGGTCGTGGCGCCGCACCCGCTGCTCCGCCGCGACGGGCTCGACCTGCACCTGACGCTGCCGGTGGATCTCGACGAGGCCTACAACGGCGGCACGGTCGAGGTGCCGACCTTCGACGGGCCGGTCATGCTGAAGGTGCCGCCGCGGTCGCAGTCGGGCGCGAAGCTGCGGCTGCGCGGCAAGGGCGTGCCGCGCAAGGGCGCGCGCGGCGATCTGATCGTCGAGCTGGCCGTGCGGCTGCCCGACCAGGTCGACGACGCGCTCGCCGAGGCGGCGCGCGTCGCCAAGGCCGCCTAC
- a CDS encoding ABC transporter permease subunit (The N-terminal region of this protein, as described by TIGR01726, is a three transmembrane segment that identifies a subfamily of ABC transporter permease subunits, which specificities that include histidine, arginine, glutamine, glutamate, L-cystine (sic), the opines (in Agrobacterium) octopine and nopaline, etc.), translating to MCTGRRALLAILLLGALAATGCHRRELGGTLARIEKAHQLTYGADLQGGEPYLWLDDDGALVGFEVEIMDAVARRLGVKAKMRHFNWVNLVPLLRRGDFDVVCNGLEAAPARAAGILLSRPYFVYAETLAVRTGAPYRALADLRGKRVATLDQTYALELLRGAGVEIGLYEDNQVIYDDLALGRVDAVLLDNVIADRYGCDHAGVTCLPDDVARGSYVIGIRRQDPELKVAIDGALAAMAADGELERILRKAGLWDHRQTDPAPAAADGPPPPRRTFGWVQLRRFGAAALVTLGLSVAAFALAVPLGLLLAIGRVYGGRVLGAAARVYIELFRGTPVLLQLYVIYFALAPYYAIGPITAAILTLGLNYGAYEAEVYRGAILAIPRGQAEAAKALGLSPMDSLRHVIVPQALRLALPPMTNDFVSLLKDSSLVSVITVIELTKQMTISAAELQGWLVPGLACAALYLALSVPLSELARRLERRLARDQRAHAL from the coding sequence ATGTGCACCGGTCGGCGCGCGCTCCTCGCGATCCTCTTGCTCGGCGCGCTGGCGGCGACGGGGTGCCACCGGCGCGAGCTGGGCGGCACGCTCGCCCGGATCGAGAAGGCGCACCAGCTCACCTACGGCGCCGACCTGCAGGGCGGCGAGCCGTACCTGTGGCTCGACGACGACGGCGCGCTGGTCGGCTTCGAGGTCGAGATCATGGACGCCGTGGCGCGGCGGCTCGGGGTCAAGGCCAAGATGCGCCACTTCAACTGGGTCAACCTGGTGCCGCTCTTGCGCCGCGGCGACTTCGACGTGGTCTGCAACGGCCTCGAGGCGGCGCCGGCGCGCGCGGCCGGCATCCTGCTGTCGCGCCCGTACTTCGTCTACGCCGAGACCCTCGCGGTCCGCACCGGCGCGCCGTACCGCGCGCTGGCCGATCTGCGCGGCAAGCGCGTCGCCACCCTCGACCAGACCTACGCGCTCGAGCTCCTGCGCGGCGCCGGGGTCGAGATCGGGCTGTACGAGGACAACCAGGTCATCTACGACGACCTCGCGCTGGGCCGGGTCGACGCGGTGCTGCTCGACAACGTCATCGCCGATCGCTACGGCTGCGATCACGCCGGCGTGACGTGCCTGCCCGACGACGTCGCCCGCGGCAGCTACGTGATCGGGATCCGCCGGCAGGACCCCGAGCTCAAGGTCGCGATCGACGGCGCGCTCGCGGCGATGGCCGCCGACGGCGAGCTCGAGCGGATCCTGCGCAAGGCCGGGCTGTGGGATCACCGCCAGACCGATCCGGCGCCGGCCGCCGCCGACGGCCCGCCGCCGCCGCGGCGCACCTTCGGCTGGGTCCAGCTGCGCCGGTTCGGCGCCGCGGCGCTGGTGACCTTGGGCCTGTCGGTCGCGGCGTTCGCGCTGGCGGTGCCGCTGGGCCTGCTGCTGGCGATCGGCCGGGTCTACGGCGGCCGGGTCCTCGGCGCCGCCGCCCGGGTCTACATCGAGCTGTTCCGCGGCACGCCGGTGCTGCTCCAGCTCTACGTGATCTACTTCGCGCTGGCGCCGTACTACGCGATCGGCCCGATCACCGCCGCGATCCTCACGCTCGGGCTCAACTACGGCGCCTACGAGGCCGAGGTCTACCGCGGCGCGATCCTCGCGATCCCGCGCGGCCAGGCCGAGGCCGCCAAGGCGCTGGGGCTGTCGCCGATGGACAGCCTGCGCCACGTGATCGTGCCCCAGGCGCTGCGCCTGGCGCTGCCGCCGATGACCAACGACTTCGTGTCGCTGCTCAAGGACAGCTCGCTGGTCAGCGTGATCACGGTGATCGAGCTGACCAAGCAGATGACGATCTCGGCGGCCGAGCTGCAGGGCTGGCTCGTGCCGGGCCTGGCGTGCGCGGCGCTGTACCTGGCGCTGAGCGTGCCGCTGTCGGAGCTGGCCCGGCGGCTGGAGAGGAGGCTCGCGCGTGATCAGCGTGCGCACGCTCTGTAA